The following coding sequences are from one Nilaparvata lugens isolate BPH chromosome 6, ASM1435652v1, whole genome shotgun sequence window:
- the LOC111056699 gene encoding uncharacterized protein LOC111056699 isoform X1 produces the protein MNSNSLTEASLPRVVPRVRQDRPASVYDNLRGSGATTNGGSAAMMGTPPVLHNHPLNGGATDDVTETFPTQTHCLRTTVPQNIAATAIAGRHAPTRNSLRHSRMIVLNRSSSKVQRKYHPHVMRHHRLGRALAALQALIGGAVTTLALWLIIWTPRLPTRDVPYWSGLPLLLSGILGLVLLSCCRKDYPGKPYSCHTFIFKTISVVVSIAAGGTCFCAGAFAALHLVFLSRAACEPMNVLNATCVCRARAAPDTENVLDITAKVTRYQDLNCPEVENILTVLLMGSAAANLLGGVLVAWYVYLHWSSRYAYIYSQVKTGDDKPIIITNKV, from the exons ATGAATTCAAATTCGCTGACTGAAGCATCATTACCGCGAGTGGTACCACGCGTGCGCCAAGACCGGCCAGCGAGTGTCTACGACAATCTAAGAGGCAGTGGAGCGACAACCAATGGCGGCAGTGCAGCCATGATGGGGACTCCTCCTGTTCTCCACAATCATCCCCTTAATGGCGGCGCAACAGATGACGTCACCGAAACGTTTCCCACGCAGACGCATTGCTTGCGGACGACTGTGCCGCAGAACATTGCTGCCACTGCAATCGCCGGCAGACATGCGCCGACCAGGAACTCTCTGCGACATTCGCGCATGATTGTGCTCAATCGATCATCTTCAAAAG TACAAAGAAAGTACCATCCACATGTGATGCGTCACCACAGACTGGGTCGCGCTTTGGCCGCGCTGCAGGCTCTGATTGGCGGGGCGGTCACCACGCTGGCCCTCTGGCTCATCATATGGACACCACGGCTGCCCACCAGAGACGTGCCTTACTGGAGCGGATTACCG CTCCTCTTGTCTGGAATTCTGGGACTTGTACTACTCTCTTGTTGCAGAAAAGACTATCCAGGCAAACCGTATTCTTGTCATACATTCATTTTCAAA ACAATAAGCGTGGTAGTGTCGATAGCGGCGGGTGGAACGTGTTTCTGTGCGGGCGCGTTCGCCGCGCTCCATCTGGTGTTCCTGTCGCGCGCCGCTTGCGAACCGATGAACGTGCTCAATGCGACGTGTGTGTGCCGCGCGCGAGCCGCGCCCGACACCGAGAACGTCCTTGACATCACCGCCAAGGTCACGCGCTACCAGGACCTCAACTGTCCCGAGGTCGAGAACATTCTCACG GTGCTGCTGATGGGCTCAGCGGCTGCTAACCTCCTGGGAGGAGTCCTAGTCGCCTGGTACGTCTACCTGCACTGGAGTAGTCGCTATGCCTACATCTATTCGCAGGTCAAAACTGGAGATGATAAACCTATCATCATAACAAATAAAGTGTGA